Genomic DNA from Nitrospirota bacterium:
TCTCCGAGAAAAACCGATTTAAACTGGACCATCCCTGCATTGACAAAAAGAAGAGTAGGGTCATGCCGGGGGATGAGCGGAGAACTGGGGATAAGCCTGTGGTTTTGTGATTGAAAGTAATCCCAAAAAGCCTTTCTTATTTCTGAACTATTCATTTGCTTACAGCAATTCCATTTTATTCCTGCATCGGTTACTTGATATACAGCAGTTTTCCGTCATAAAAGAAAAGAAGCTTTGTCCCAATTACCCCGAGAGTTCCCATCTGCGTATAAATCCATTCTTCTCTTGTTTTCTCTTCAAAGGAGTCAAGGAACTTAATGGTATCGGGAGATCCCCATGCATAGCGTACCTGTTCCTTGGACATTCCCAGATTGATCTCTCCCTTCCGTATATGGTCCTGTATGTTCTGCGGATAGTTCCTAATCTCTTCTTCTGTGTAGCGGACGGCCTGTGTGCACGCAAGCTGCGCGGACAGCAACAAAACAAGAATTGCAAAAAGCATTTTTTTCATGACTTTTCCTCCTCGAAGGCAATGTCTTTAAAAACCTGTACTATTGTATCTGAAGAATATCCCCTTCTCAACAGAAAGTTATACAGACGACGTTTTGCGGTCATTTCTGAACAGCCCCTGAGGACCCTGAGTCTCTTATGAACCAGCCTGCGGGCATTGTCAAAATCGCTGTGGTTATCTTCATGAAATACACGGTCAACGATATCGCGCCTGATTCCCCTCCTCAGAAGATATTGTCTTGCCCCGTTCCTGCTCAGCATCCTCGAACTCAGGGCATCGGTCTTGAGTGTTTCTGCAAGAACCAGATCATCGATAAACCCTTTTCCGATAAGGTACTTCATTGTGGAAGAGACAACAGAGATTGGAAACCCTCTTTTTTCAAGCCGTTCCTGCATTTCCTGTGCACTCCTTCCCCTGTAGCCAAGCAATTTCAACGCGTACTGTCTTGCCTTATTTTGAGAATCTTTCAATTTTCATCTTGCCCTTATCTTCCTTTTCGGGAGTCATGACAGGCCTGATAGCGATCTGCTCTTCAAGGGTAAGCTCACTCGTTGAATGTATGCCTTTTACCTTAAGTACAAAGTCATCTGGTTTTGTGGCCCTTCTCAACGCCTCTTCATAGGTTATCAATCCCTGCTTGTAAAGAACGATAAGAGACTGGTCAAATGTCTGCATCCCGTAATGGAGAGTCCCCTGTTCGATCACATCCGGAATAATCTTTGTTTTATCCGGGTCAAGAATGCAGTCTTTGATAGTGGTTGTTGCGATAAGGACTTCTACAGCCGGAACCCTTCCTTTTCCGTCGGCCATCGGCATAAGTCTCATGGAAATGATGCCTTTCAGTACTGAAGAGAGCTGCATTCGTACCTGTTTATGCTGATAGGGAGGAAATACCGCAATAATCCTGTTAATCGTTTCTGCCGCATCTATTGTATGGAGCGTACTGAGCACCAGATGGCCTGTTTCTGCCGCAACGAGAGAGGTCTGTATTGTCTCGAAGTCACGCATTTCACCCACAAGTATAATGTCCGGATCCTGTCTCAGTGCCTGACGCAGCGCCTTGCTGAATGATTCCGTATCGCTGCCTATTTCTCTCTGATTGACTATGCTCTTCTTGTCCCTGTGAAGGTATTCAATGGGATCTTCGATCGTCATGATATGTTCGGTGCGGTTGCCGTTTATGAGATCAATCATCGCCGCGAGAGTTGTTGACTTTCCACTTCCGGTAGTTCCCGTAACAAGGACAAGACCCCTCTGTTCCATCGCAATTTTTTTAATTACTTCGGGAAGATGCAGTTCATCGATAGTCGGAATTCTCATGGGAATGACCCTGAAAACAAGACCCACTGTGCCCCTCTGCATAAAGATATTGCATCTGAACCTCCCGAGACCAGGCACGCTGTAAGCCAGGTCGATATCATTTTTTCTCTTGAATACCTCTGTCTGCCCAGGGGTCATGACCGATAATGCAATCTTCATTGCGTCCTCATGACTCAGCTTTTTTTCTGTGGTGAGCGGTGTGAGTTCTCCGTATATCCTCAGAATAGGCGGAGAGCCAACTTTGATATGAACGTCTGATGCACGAAGAGAGGTTGCATGTCGCAAAAGTTCATTGATATCCATAGCTACCTCCTTAAATTGAATGCCTCAATGATCTTGTTTTCTATCTCATTGCAGACTTCAAGATTATTTCTAAGAAATTCCTTGGAATTTTCTCTTCCCTGGCCGATTTTATTGCTTACATAACTGTACCAGGAGCCTGATTTCTCTATTATTCCCTTCTCGACACCGAGATCGACTATTTCTCCAACCCTTGAAATTCCCTCATTGAAATAGATATCGAATTCAGCCTGCTTGAAAGGAGGAGCAACCTTGTTCTTTACCACTTTTACCCTCACACGGCCGCCTATCGTCTCCTGATTTTCCTTGATATTTTCTATTCTCCTGATATCGAGCCTCATTGAGGAATAGAATTTCAGCGCGTTTCCGCCTGTTGTTGTTTCAGGGCTTCCGAACATGACCCCGATCTTCATTCGTATCTGGTTTATGAATATTACAGTTGTGAGAGACTTTGATATCGCTGCGGTCAGTTTTCTCAACGCCTGACTCATAAGTCTTGCCTGAAGTCCCGGCAGTGAATCTCCCATATCTCCCTCTATCTCGGCCTTTGGAACGAGCGCGGCAACTGAATCGATCGCAATCACATCCAGAGCTCCGCTTCTGACAAGGACCTCAGCGACTTCGAGTGCTTGTTCCCCGGTATCGGGCTGCGAGATGAGAAGGTCTTCTATTCTGACCCCGAGCTTCTGGGCATAGCTCACATCAAGTGCATGCTCTGCATCAATAAACGCTGCAGATCCTCCGGCTGCCTGAGCCTGTGCAATGGCACCCAAGGCAAGTGTTGTTTTTCCTGAAGATTCAGGCCCGAATATTTCTACAACCCTTCCTCTCGGAAAACCTCCGATGCCTGTTGCGATATCGAGGGCAAGGGACCCTGTGGGGATTACCTGAATGCCCTCGGCAATCCCTTCAGCCCCGAGCTTCATGATTGAGCCTTTGCCGAAACTCTTTTCGATCTGGGAAATAGCCATCTCGATTGCCCTGGTCTTATCTTTATTCGTCATATCTCCTCCGTTTTGTCTGCAACCC
This window encodes:
- the recA gene encoding recombinase RecA, coding for MTNKDKTRAIEMAISQIEKSFGKGSIMKLGAEGIAEGIQVIPTGSLALDIATGIGGFPRGRVVEIFGPESSGKTTLALGAIAQAQAAGGSAAFIDAEHALDVSYAQKLGVRIEDLLISQPDTGEQALEVAEVLVRSGALDVIAIDSVAALVPKAEIEGDMGDSLPGLQARLMSQALRKLTAAISKSLTTVIFINQIRMKIGVMFGSPETTTGGNALKFYSSMRLDIRRIENIKENQETIGGRVRVKVVKNKVAPPFKQAEFDIYFNEGISRVGEIVDLGVEKGIIEKSGSWYSYVSNKIGQGRENSKEFLRNNLEVCNEIENKIIEAFNLRR
- a CDS encoding PilT/PilU family type 4a pilus ATPase, giving the protein MDINELLRHATSLRASDVHIKVGSPPILRIYGELTPLTTEKKLSHEDAMKIALSVMTPGQTEVFKRKNDIDLAYSVPGLGRFRCNIFMQRGTVGLVFRVIPMRIPTIDELHLPEVIKKIAMEQRGLVLVTGTTGSGKSTTLAAMIDLINGNRTEHIMTIEDPIEYLHRDKKSIVNQREIGSDTESFSKALRQALRQDPDIILVGEMRDFETIQTSLVAAETGHLVLSTLHTIDAAETINRIIAVFPPYQHKQVRMQLSSVLKGIISMRLMPMADGKGRVPAVEVLIATTTIKDCILDPDKTKIIPDVIEQGTLHYGMQTFDQSLIVLYKQGLITYEEALRRATKPDDFVLKVKGIHSTSELTLEEQIAIRPVMTPEKEDKGKMKIERFSK
- a CDS encoding regulatory protein RecX encodes the protein MKDSQNKARQYALKLLGYRGRSAQEMQERLEKRGFPISVVSSTMKYLIGKGFIDDLVLAETLKTDALSSRMLSRNGARQYLLRRGIRRDIVDRVFHEDNHSDFDNARRLVHKRLRVLRGCSEMTAKRRLYNFLLRRGYSSDTIVQVFKDIAFEEEKS